The following are encoded together in the Juglans microcarpa x Juglans regia isolate MS1-56 chromosome 2D, Jm3101_v1.0, whole genome shotgun sequence genome:
- the LOC121250798 gene encoding protein JASON-like: MKLSFWRELGFTCISVARFLEISISRAMGCFFACFRTNEGRHRAPPHLVSTSATASMPTEILISQNRLSSLFISEDKVDSGCNDRETPGFGSPVNHKDLKNEAKFLKYCGTLAETPAEFRKATEKLNGSPPYERNLEGQKFHSWLPNTTIKKLQLDKQPDLPPTPDKLCEEWGKVSGSQERTPSSCISSIQNTGRTSFSSTEGNQSRSINTAVGVHGNQTEHVATDARFRNKSVRFDCDIDASNCRSSSENVSQNPKNYQAPGDQSVSEPLPYPTPLKLSDEMQTPGTVFPTKLENLQYGKTRIRSHYVYSVLNPVESDFQWKELKKEDSKISGELRESLEFEGTPPPRSEEGGVKETLPWKDLKVEASPSAWLKPQTSIQDANNENYDSASAKTPHFGRTLGDRPIIGLVASHWNNDEPSHISPKWWDGNGIPNSTNKYKEDQKVSWHATPFEERLEKALSEESFITQKKDIYGKPVAFDENDESDTALSQLQSSAQPKSVVSF, encoded by the exons ATGAAATTGTCCTTCTGGCGTGAATTAGGGTTTACTTGCATATCGGTGGCGCGCTTCCTCGAAATATCGATTTCCAGAGCCATGGGTTGCTTCTTTGCTTGCTTTCGGACCAACGAAGGTCGCCACCGTGCTCCGCCCCATCTCGTCTCCACTTCTGCCACTGCATCCATGCCCACC GAAATTCTGATATCTCAAAATCGTTTATCATCACTTTTTATATCTGAAG ATAAAGTAGATTCTGGCTGCAATGATAGGGAAACTCCTGGTTTTGGATCTCCCGTAAATCACAAGGATCTCAAGAATGAG GCCAAGTTTCTTAAATACTGTGGCACATTAGCGGAGACCCCTGCTGAATTTCGGAAAGCAACTGAAAAGTTGAATGGTTCACCTCCCTATGAAAGAAATTTAGAGGGTCAAAAATTCCATTCATGGCTTCCCAACACAACTATCAAGAAGCTACAGTTAGACAAACAACCTGATCTTCCCCCCACTCCCGATAAACTTTGTGAAGAGTGGGGAAAAGTATCAGGTTCACAAGAGCGGACGCCTAGCAG CTGTATATCCAGCATACAGAATACTGGCAGGACATCTTTCAGCTCTACTGAAGGCAATCAATCCAGGAGTATTAATACTGCTGTCGGAGTTCATGGTAATCAGACTGAACATGTTGCAACGGACGCTCGATTCAGGAACAAGTCTGTGCGTTTTGACTGTGATATTGATGCATCCAACTGTAGAAGTTCATCAGAAAATGTAAGCCaaaatccaaagaactatcAAGCACCAGGTGATCAGAGTGTTTCAGAGCCTTTGCCTTATCCAACCCCACTTAAGCTGTCTGATGAGATGCAAACACCTGGTACtgtttttcccacaaaattagAAAATCTACAATATGGAAAGACTCGAATCAGGTCCCACTATGTGTATTCCGTTCTGAACCCAGTTGAGAGTGACTTCCAATGGAAGGAATTGAAGAAAGAAGACTCTAAGATTTCTGGTGAGCTTAGAGAATCTCTAGAGTTTGAGGGAACTCCACCCCCTAGGTCAGAAGAGGGAGGAGTAAAAGAAACTTTGCCTTGGAAAGACTTGAAGGTGGAAGCAAGCCCATCTGCTTGGCTGAAGCCACAGACATCTATTCAGGATGCgaataatgaaaattatgaCTCTGCTTCTGCCAAAACGCCTCATTTTGGTAGAACTCTGGGGGACAGGCCTATAATTGGGCTTGTTGCTTCTCACTGGAATAATGATGAGCCTTCTCACATTTCACCGAAGTGGTGGGATGGGAATGGAATTCCGAATTCTACCAACAAATACAAGGAG GACCAGAAAGTTAGTTGGCATGCTACACCGTTTGAGGAGAGATTAGAAAAAGCTCTGTCTGAAGAGAGTTTTATCACTCAAAA GAAGGATATCTATGGAAAACCAGTGGCTTTTGATGAGAATGACGAAAGTGATACTGCTCTTTCTCAGTTGCAGTCTTCAGCCCAACCCAAGTCAGTGGTTTCTTTCTGA